From the Marinobacter sp. es.048 genome, the window GAAGAGCCGCAAAAAGCGCCGGAACCCGAGCCCCAGGTCAGCGTTTTCGAACGCATCCGAAAAGGATTGGGTAAGACCCGCGCGAGCCTGACCGGTGGCCTGTCGGACCTGTTCTCGCTGAGCAAGAAAATTGACGAGGACCTGCTGGAGGAAATCGAAACCACGTTGCTGATGGCCGATGTGGGTGTTACCGCCACCTCCGAAATCATTGATTCGCTCACCGACAAGCTCGAGCGCAATCAGCTTAAAGACGGCGAGGCCCTGCGCAAGGCCTTGAGGGATGAACTGCATGGTCTGCTGAAGGATGTGACCAAGCCACTGGAGATCGACTCCGGCAAGACCCCGTACGTCATTCTCATGGTGGGCGTAAACGGCGTGGGTAAGACCACCACCATCGGCAAGCTCACCAAAAAATTCCAGAACGAAGGCAAGTCGGTCATGCTGGCCGCTGGCGATACCTTCCGTGCCGCAGCCGTTGAGCAGTTGCAGGTATGGGGTGAATGCAACAACGTTCCGGTAGTGGCGCAGCATACCGGCGCTGACAGCGCCTCGGTTATTTTCGACGCCATCCAGTCAGCCAAGTCCCGCGGCGTTGATGTGGTGATTGCCGATACCGCCGGCCGGCTGCAGAACAAGGACAACCTGATGCAGGAGCTGGAGAAGGTGGTCCGGGTGATGAAGAAGCTGGATGAATCCGCGCCCCACGAAGTGATGCTGGTGCTGGATGCAGGCACGGGCCAGAACGCTCTGAGCCAGGCCCAGGTGTTCCAGCAGGCCGTCGGCGTGAGCGGCATTACGTTAACGAAACTGGACGGCACCGCCAAAGGCGGTATTGTGTTTGCCATCGCCCGTCAGTTGCAGTTGCCCATCCGGTATATTGGTGTTGGTGAGCAGGTGGACGACCTGCGCAGCTTTGATGCCGAAACCTTTGTGGACGCCCTGTTTGACGAGTAGCCCGAAATCCAGCCGCGCGGAATCCGCCCATGATTGAGTTTCGTCAGGTCACCAAGCGTTACGACAGTGATCACACCGCCCTGCGGCAGGTCAATTTTGGCCTGGAGCGGGGAGAGCTGGCGTTTCTGACCGGCCATTCCGGCGCTGGCAAAAGTACTCTGCTGAAGCTGATCATGGTCATGGAACGCCCCAGTGCCGGCGAGGTGGTGGTAGGCGGGCAGGTTCTGAACCGCTTGCCGCGCCGTCAGATCCCCTACATTCGCCGCCATATCGGTGTGGTTTTCCAGAATCACCAGCTGCTGTTTGACCGTACCGTTTTCGACAACGTCGCCATGCCTCTGGAAGTCATGGGTGCTTCTCCCAGAGACACGGGCCGGCGTGTGCGGGCTGCCCTGGACAAGGTGGGGTTGCTGCAGAAGGAAAAAATGAACCCGATGCAGCTTTCCGGCGGGGAACAGCAGCGAGTGGGTATTGCCAGGGCGGTGGTAAACAAACCCCCGGTGCTGCTGGCGGACGAGCCGACAGGTAACCTGGATCCTGCCCTGTCCTCCGACATCATGAACCTGTTCGGACAGTTCAGCCAGGTGGGCGTTACTGTGTTGATCGCAACCCACGACATCGCCCTGATTAACGAGATGGGGCGGCGAACGCTGAAGCTGGACCATGGCCGTTTGGTGACCGGCGGCGCCTCGGTTATTGGCGGAGGTGCCAGTGGCCGCTGATCCGCGCAAAAAGTCACAACCGGCACGGGGTGCCAACAAGGCCCGTTCGCCCTGGCGTGAGCAGGCTGAAAGCTATTTCACCCATCATCGCAAGGTTGCCGAGGATAGCGCTCGCCGTCTCTGGCGTAATCCGGTGGCCAGCCTGATGACCTGGACAGTAATGGGTGTTGCCCTGGCCCTGCCGGTAGCGCTGCTGTTGCTGCTGACCAGCCTTCAAGGGGTTAGCGCTGGTTGGGAGAGCAGTGCCCGGGTGACCGCCTACATCGAGCTGGATGTGCCGCTCGAGCGGGCAAGGGTGCTGGCCAACGACATTGCGGGAGACGGGCGGGTTTCTGGCGTTGAGCTGGTTGATCGGGATCAGGCCCTGGCGGAGTTTCGGGCCTCATCCGGTCTGGAAGATGCTCTGGACTATCTCGAGGATAACCCGCTGCCACACACCCTGCTGATTACGCCGGAAGAGGGCGCCCGGTCCACTGAGGGTGTTGAGGGCTTGGTGCAGTTTATCGAGGGCATGGAAGGCATAGAGCGAGTTCAGGTAGACCTGGGCTGGTTGCAGCGCCTGAACGCCATGACGGATATGCTGGCCCGTGCTGTCTGGGCGTTGGCGATCCTGCTGGCTGCCGCAGTTGTGCTGGTGATCGGAAATACAGTGCGTCTTTCGATCGAGAGCCGCCGGGACGAGATCCTGGTTGCGAAGCTGGTGGGCGGAACAGACAGCTTTGTTCGTAGGCCCTTTCTGTACACCGGCGCCTGGTTCGGACTCGGTGGTGGGGTTGTGGCGCTTATATTGCTGCAGTTGTCACTCTGGTGGCTCAGCGGGCCCATAGAGCGGCTGGCAGGCCTGTACCGGAGTGATTTTTCCCTCGACGGTTTGCAGTTTGATGGTGCACTGGCGTTGATAATTGTTGCGATGCTGCTAGGCTGGCTGGGCGCCTGGGTCGCGGTGAAGCGTCATCTGGACGACATGGAGCCGGGTGATATTGCCGGAGGTGGGTGATCCGGATAGCGGTAAAAGCGTATTGAAGAAACAGCTTCTTTTAACGTAGGTTAAGAGTCAATAAAGCCACAGTGAAATTTCCAGATAGTTGATTTAAAACGTTTTACTGGGGATTTCGGGAACTTTCAGGGTTCTTGGCGGTCTAAATAGTAATTGATATATTTAAGGGCCGTCGGGTTCGGAGGTTAGAGCATGGGTACGAGTTTACAACTGGTTGACAGACTGGTTCCGGGTCAGAATCTCGAGTCTTACATTCAGGCTGCGAGCCGCATTCCGGTGCTCACAGTAGAAGAGGAGCGGGACCTGGCCGAAAGGTTACATTATGAGGGCGATGTGGAAGCCGCCCGTCATCTGGTTATGTCTCACCTTCGCTTCGTAATTCATATTGCCCGGAGTTATTCGGGCTATGGCCTGGCACAGGCGGACCTGATCCAGGAAGGCAACGTTGGTCTGATGAAAGCGGTCAAACGCTTCAATCCGGAATACGGCGTGCGTCTGGTTTCATTTGCGGTTCACTGGATCAAGGCCGAGATTCACGAGTTTATCCTGCGCAATTGGCGGATCGTGAAAGTGGCCACCACCAAGGCCCAGCGCAAGCTGTTCTTTAACTTGCGCAGCCAGAAGAAAAAGCTTGCCTGGCTCAGCCATGATGAGCTGAACGCTGTGGCCGAAGATCTGGGCGTTGAGCCCAAGGTTGTCCGGGAAATGGAAGGCCGGCTGGCCTCCCAGGACACGGCGTTTGACGGTCCGCAGGACGACGATGACGACAACGCCTATCAGGCACCGGCGTATTTTCTGGAAGATGCTCGCAGCAACCCGGCAACCCAGCTGGAAAACGCGGACTGGTCCGACGATTCCAACGGCCGGCTGATGCAGGCTCTGGGTCAGCTGGATGAGCGCAGCCAGGATATTCTTCGGGAGCGCTGGTTGTCCGAGGGCAAGTCGACCCTGCATGAGTTGGCGGACAAGTACGGAGTGTCAGCTGAGCGTATCCGGCAGCTCGAGAAGAATGCGATGAAAAAGATTCGCATGCAGATGTCCGAGGCGGCCTGAATTATCGGCTAGTCTCTAAAGACTAGAGAAGTTAAAACGCCACCACCGGTTCCGGTTGGTGGCGTTTTTGTTTGTATAATCGGAAACCAAGTCTCCCCAATTCCTTCTCCAACTTCTGGTGTTAAGGCCTGAAAATGACTACTAAACTCCCTCATATCGCGTTTCTTGGCATCGGCCTGATGGGCGCACCCATGACCCGCAACCTCCTGAGTGCGGGCTTTCCGATGACCTTGTGGAACCGTACAGCCAGCAAGTGCGAACCCTTTGCCTCCGAAGCAACCATTGCCGATTCCCCGGCAGAGGCCGTTGCCGGTGCCGATGTGGTGATCACCATGCTGGAGAACAGCGATGTGGTGGAGCAGGTGTTGGTGGCGCAGGGCGTGATTGATGCCGTGAAACCGGGGGCGCTGGTGATTGATATGAGCTCTATCCAGCCTTCCGTGGCCCGTCGCCATGGTGAGTTGGCTGCGGAGCGGGGCGTTGGCTACGTGGATGCGCCGGTGTCCGGAGGCACGGTGGGAGCCGCTGAGGCCCGTTTGAGTATCATGGCTGGCGGTTCGGAAACGGATGTGGACCGTGCCCGGCCGGTGTTTGAGTCGCTCGGCAAATGCACGCGGATTGGTCCTGTTGGCTCGGGGCAACTGGCGAAGCTGGCCAATCAGGCTATTGTTGGAATCACCATTGGTGCTGTGTCGGAAGCTCTGTTGCTTGCGGCGAAAGGCGGTGCCGATCCTGCGGCCGTGCGGGAAGCCTTGCTGGGTGGATTTGCCGGTAGCCGGATTCTGGAGTTGCATGGGCAGCGCATGATCGACCGGGATTTCGCACCCGGCGCGCCAGCACGGATTCAGCTCAAGGACATGCGGATGATTCTGGACGAGGCTCGTGCGGAAGGCCTAACCCTGCCCCTGTCCCAGCAGACTCACAATGAATACCTGTCGCTGGTGGCCAATGGCCACAGTGATGTCGACCACAGCGGCCTGCTGCTGGAGCTTGAGCATCTGAACGGTGCGCTGCTTGGCTCCCTTGGTCGCGGCCCGAAGGAGTAACCAAGCCATGCCCCGTTTTGCTGCCAACCTGTCCATGCTGTTCACGGAAGTGGACTTTCCCGAACGCTTTGCCATGGCCCGTGCCGCTGGCTTTGAGGGAGTGGAATACCTGTTCCCCTACGCCTATCCCAAAGACCTGCTCAGTCAGATGTTGAGTGACAACCATCTGACCCAGGTACTGTTCAATCTGCCGCCCGGGGACTGGGACGCCGGTGAGAGGGGGATTGCCTGCCTGCCGGATCGGGTTGAGGAGTTCCAGGCTGGAGTTCATCAGGCGATCGATTATGCCAGGGCTCTCGGCTGCCGCCAGCTGAACTGT encodes:
- the rpoH gene encoding RNA polymerase sigma factor RpoH, coding for MGTSLQLVDRLVPGQNLESYIQAASRIPVLTVEEERDLAERLHYEGDVEAARHLVMSHLRFVIHIARSYSGYGLAQADLIQEGNVGLMKAVKRFNPEYGVRLVSFAVHWIKAEIHEFILRNWRIVKVATTKAQRKLFFNLRSQKKKLAWLSHDELNAVAEDLGVEPKVVREMEGRLASQDTAFDGPQDDDDDNAYQAPAYFLEDARSNPATQLENADWSDDSNGRLMQALGQLDERSQDILRERWLSEGKSTLHELADKYGVSAERIRQLEKNAMKKIRMQMSEAA
- a CDS encoding NAD(P)-dependent oxidoreductase: MTTKLPHIAFLGIGLMGAPMTRNLLSAGFPMTLWNRTASKCEPFASEATIADSPAEAVAGADVVITMLENSDVVEQVLVAQGVIDAVKPGALVIDMSSIQPSVARRHGELAAERGVGYVDAPVSGGTVGAAEARLSIMAGGSETDVDRARPVFESLGKCTRIGPVGSGQLAKLANQAIVGITIGAVSEALLLAAKGGADPAAVREALLGGFAGSRILELHGQRMIDRDFAPGAPARIQLKDMRMILDEARAEGLTLPLSQQTHNEYLSLVANGHSDVDHSGLLLELEHLNGALLGSLGRGPKE
- the ftsE gene encoding cell division ATP-binding protein FtsE, which gives rise to MIEFRQVTKRYDSDHTALRQVNFGLERGELAFLTGHSGAGKSTLLKLIMVMERPSAGEVVVGGQVLNRLPRRQIPYIRRHIGVVFQNHQLLFDRTVFDNVAMPLEVMGASPRDTGRRVRAALDKVGLLQKEKMNPMQLSGGEQQRVGIARAVVNKPPVLLADEPTGNLDPALSSDIMNLFGQFSQVGVTVLIATHDIALINEMGRRTLKLDHGRLVTGGASVIGGGASGR
- the ftsY gene encoding signal recognition particle-docking protein FtsY; protein product: MTAEWISIGLLALLVLVFLLDIAGNRSRAPRPKPVPQRKPEVAKGPVPEPEKGESEAPAAEPQPEPVAGPEPEPAPEPEPQPEPEPEPAPAEEPQKAPEPEPQVSVFERIRKGLGKTRASLTGGLSDLFSLSKKIDEDLLEEIETTLLMADVGVTATSEIIDSLTDKLERNQLKDGEALRKALRDELHGLLKDVTKPLEIDSGKTPYVILMVGVNGVGKTTTIGKLTKKFQNEGKSVMLAAGDTFRAAAVEQLQVWGECNNVPVVAQHTGADSASVIFDAIQSAKSRGVDVVIADTAGRLQNKDNLMQELEKVVRVMKKLDESAPHEVMLVLDAGTGQNALSQAQVFQQAVGVSGITLTKLDGTAKGGIVFAIARQLQLPIRYIGVGEQVDDLRSFDAETFVDALFDE
- the ftsX gene encoding permease-like cell division protein FtsX, producing the protein MAADPRKKSQPARGANKARSPWREQAESYFTHHRKVAEDSARRLWRNPVASLMTWTVMGVALALPVALLLLLTSLQGVSAGWESSARVTAYIELDVPLERARVLANDIAGDGRVSGVELVDRDQALAEFRASSGLEDALDYLEDNPLPHTLLITPEEGARSTEGVEGLVQFIEGMEGIERVQVDLGWLQRLNAMTDMLARAVWALAILLAAAVVLVIGNTVRLSIESRRDEILVAKLVGGTDSFVRRPFLYTGAWFGLGGGVVALILLQLSLWWLSGPIERLAGLYRSDFSLDGLQFDGALALIIVAMLLGWLGAWVAVKRHLDDMEPGDIAGGG